One window of Desulfarculus baarsii DSM 2075 genomic DNA carries:
- the lptE gene encoding LPS assembly lipoprotein LptE, whose amino-acid sequence MKKALFGLFVLTLVISGCGYGFRNGQNNLPPDVHSIAVPVFANNTAEVRIETIFTDAVIAQFTRSQIVRIVPEGEADAVLRATLVGISLTDVSLTTAESSRQRRITIYVNAKLVRVRDGKVLWKENKLRQNRTYLITGSNVSDEGSKRMAITELAADLAETLHDRVFENF is encoded by the coding sequence GTGAAGAAGGCCTTGTTTGGGTTGTTTGTTTTGACTTTGGTAATCAGCGGTTGCGGCTACGGCTTCCGCAATGGGCAAAACAACCTGCCGCCCGATGTGCACAGCATCGCGGTGCCGGTGTTCGCCAACAACACGGCCGAAGTCCGGATAGAGACCATATTCACCGATGCGGTCATTGCTCAGTTCACCCGCAGCCAGATCGTGCGCATCGTGCCCGAGGGCGAGGCGGACGCCGTCCTGCGGGCGACGCTGGTGGGCATCTCCCTCACCGACGTGTCCTTGACCACCGCCGAATCCAGCCGCCAGCGGCGCATCACCATCTACGTCAACGCCAAGCTGGTGCGCGTGCGTGACGGCAAGGTGCTGTGGAAGGAAAACAAGCTGCGCCAAAACCGCACCTACCTGATCACCGGCAGCAACGTCTCCGACGAGGGCAGCAAGCGCATGGCCATCACCGAGTTGGCCGCCGACCTGGCCGAGACCTTGCACGACCGGGTGTTCGAGAACTTCTAA
- the leuS gene encoding leucine--tRNA ligase, with translation MAEDKTIKEERYNPAEVEARWQGRWSESRLFDVDEDPAKPKYYLLEMFPYPSGRIHMGHMRVYSIGDALARLKRMRGFNVLHPMGWDAFGMPAENAAIAHHTHPAKWTYENIAYMRGQLKKLGFSYDWRRELATCDPSYYRWEQLVFIKMWEKGLVYRKKSLVNWCAKCQTVLANEQVEDGKCWRCDSEAQKKQMHGYFFRITDYVQELLDHTEKLPGWPERVLTMQRNWIGKSHGAEIDFPIEGRDEAVKVFTTRADTIFGATFMSLAPEHPMALELAAAAGREAQVKDFIDRVGRQSFADRADDKQKEGVFTGAYCLNPVNGRRMPVYVANFVLMDYGAGAVMAVPTHDQRDFEFAKQYGLELVEVIVGPDGPQGVENMERAFTDYGRLVGSGQFDGMTSDEAKRAIPQWLAEQGLGKLTVNYRLRDWGISRQRYWGAPIPMIHCDKCGLVPARVEDLPVVLPLDAQLPATGGSPLPLLEGWVNTTCPCCQGPARRETDTMDTFVESSWYFARYACPDYVDGPLDPARVDYWMPVDQYVGGIEHAVLHLLYSRFFVKVLRDLGMLKVDEPFLNLLTQGMVIKDGAKMSKSKGNVVDPDDMVARYGADTVRLFSLFAAPPERDLEWSDQGVEGAHRFLGRLWRLGLAVAETPAGERPGPCDGPLGELRRKAHETIKKVTEDTDRFQFNTAIAALMELINQISLVEQDAALADDPRRAAVLREAVEAAVVLISPMAPHIADELWSRLGHAEFLLNVAWPVYDEAALVVAEKEVVFQINGKVRGKRMLPAQSDDEALKQAALADPKVRKFLGEAVVKKVIVVQGRLVNIVI, from the coding sequence ATGGCTGAAGACAAGACCATCAAGGAAGAACGCTACAACCCGGCCGAGGTCGAGGCCCGTTGGCAGGGGCGCTGGTCCGAAAGCCGCCTGTTCGACGTGGACGAAGACCCGGCCAAACCCAAATATTACCTGCTTGAGATGTTTCCCTATCCCAGCGGGCGCATCCACATGGGCCACATGCGGGTCTACTCCATCGGCGACGCCCTGGCCCGGCTCAAGCGCATGCGCGGCTTCAACGTGCTTCATCCCATGGGTTGGGACGCCTTTGGCATGCCCGCCGAAAACGCGGCCATCGCTCACCACACCCACCCGGCCAAGTGGACCTACGAAAACATCGCCTACATGCGCGGCCAGTTGAAAAAGCTGGGCTTTTCCTACGACTGGCGGCGCGAGCTGGCCACCTGCGACCCCAGCTATTATCGCTGGGAGCAGTTGGTTTTCATCAAGATGTGGGAAAAGGGCCTGGTCTATCGCAAAAAATCGCTGGTCAACTGGTGCGCCAAGTGCCAGACCGTTTTGGCCAACGAACAGGTCGAGGACGGCAAATGCTGGCGCTGCGACAGCGAGGCGCAGAAAAAGCAGATGCACGGCTATTTCTTCCGCATCACCGACTATGTCCAGGAGCTTTTGGACCACACCGAAAAGCTGCCCGGCTGGCCCGAGCGCGTGCTGACCATGCAGCGCAACTGGATCGGCAAATCACACGGCGCCGAGATCGATTTTCCCATCGAGGGCCGCGACGAGGCGGTCAAGGTCTTCACCACCCGGGCCGACACCATCTTTGGGGCCACCTTCATGAGCCTGGCCCCCGAGCACCCCATGGCCCTGGAACTGGCCGCCGCCGCCGGCCGCGAGGCCCAGGTCAAGGACTTCATCGACCGGGTGGGTCGCCAATCATTCGCCGACCGGGCCGACGACAAGCAAAAAGAAGGCGTTTTCACCGGGGCCTATTGCCTCAACCCGGTCAATGGCCGGCGCATGCCGGTGTACGTGGCCAACTTCGTGCTGATGGACTATGGCGCGGGCGCGGTGATGGCCGTGCCCACCCACGACCAGCGAGACTTCGAGTTCGCCAAGCAATACGGCCTGGAACTGGTGGAGGTCATCGTCGGGCCCGACGGCCCCCAGGGCGTGGAAAACATGGAGCGGGCCTTTACCGATTACGGCCGGTTGGTGGGCTCGGGCCAGTTCGACGGCATGACCAGCGATGAAGCCAAGCGGGCCATCCCTCAGTGGTTGGCCGAACAGGGCCTGGGCAAGCTGACGGTCAACTATCGCCTGCGCGACTGGGGCATCAGCCGCCAGCGTTATTGGGGCGCGCCGATTCCGATGATCCACTGCGACAAGTGCGGCCTGGTGCCGGCGCGCGTGGAGGATCTGCCGGTGGTGCTGCCCCTGGACGCCCAACTGCCGGCCACGGGCGGTTCACCGCTGCCGCTGCTGGAGGGTTGGGTCAACACCACCTGCCCGTGTTGCCAGGGCCCGGCCCGGCGCGAGACCGACACGATGGACACCTTTGTCGAGTCGTCGTGGTACTTTGCCCGCTACGCCTGCCCGGACTACGTCGACGGCCCGCTGGACCCGGCGCGGGTGGACTACTGGATGCCGGTGGATCAATACGTCGGCGGCATCGAGCACGCGGTGCTGCATCTGCTCTATTCGCGGTTTTTCGTCAAGGTGCTGCGCGACCTGGGCATGCTCAAGGTCGACGAGCCCTTCCTGAACCTGCTGACCCAGGGCATGGTGATCAAGGACGGCGCCAAGATGTCCAAGTCCAAGGGCAACGTGGTCGACCCCGACGACATGGTGGCCCGTTACGGCGCCGACACGGTGCGCCTGTTTTCGCTCTTTGCCGCCCCGCCCGAGCGCGACCTGGAGTGGTCGGACCAGGGCGTGGAAGGGGCCCATCGTTTTCTGGGCCGGCTGTGGCGGCTGGGCCTGGCCGTGGCCGAGACGCCCGCCGGCGAACGGCCCGGGCCCTGCGACGGGCCGCTGGGCGAACTGCGTCGCAAGGCCCACGAGACGATCAAAAAAGTGACCGAGGACACCGACCGCTTCCAGTTCAACACGGCCATCGCCGCGCTGATGGAGTTGATCAACCAGATCAGCCTGGTCGAGCAGGACGCGGCTTTGGCCGATGACCCCCGTCGCGCGGCGGTGCTGCGCGAGGCGGTGGAGGCGGCGGTGGTGCTGATCAGCCCCATGGCCCCGCACATTGCCGACGAACTTTGGAGCCGCCTGGGCCACGCAGAATTCTTGCTAAATGTCGCCTGGCCGGTCTATGATGAGGCGGCCTTGGTCGTGGCCGAAAAGGAAGTGGTCTTCCAGATCAACGGCAAGGTGCGCGGCAAGCGGATGCTGCCGGCCCAAAGCGACGACGAGGCCCTCAAACAAGCTGCCCTGGCCGACCCCAAGGTGCGCAAGTTCCTGGGCGAGGCGGTGGTCAAGAAGGTCATCGTCGTGCAGGGCAGGTTGGTCAATATCGTAATCTAA
- a CDS encoding methyl-accepting chemotaxis protein, with protein MALRIGISGKILSGVLASLAPMALVILLLSYLAASDIQKSAQQDLEHITTNLRAICQSQEELLQKKVDSDLKVAVNVLNQFSWEAPMAISPDQTTKWTVTNQDTKQSQELELPLLQAGDHIISKNFEAVDRIKSLVGSEAAFFQRMNDQGDLLNVSTTVAMGDKRAIGTYMPASSPVAQALLANKEYRGRAFVVDGWYITAYKPMIDVNAKVVGGLYVGVPELSTKSLLDAFRKIKVYDSGFAFVFNRQGDMIVHPKLAGTNVLGQGEQKAMFGQMVQALDDKGAAGQVRSIKLDDADGRAMELCYATFQPWDWVIGVAVYEDEMMAGVRKMNLTAWLVLGLTVLVMAPFGLVLSRSLAKPLKRSISALTEGAQRMSQSAATLSSSSQSLAEGSSQQAAALEETSASLEEMSSMTKKTAVDANQADGSMGQARKMVDQAGQDMELMAGSMGQIADAGREIGKIIKTIDEIAFQTNILALNAAVEAARAGEAGAGFAVVAGEVRNLAMRSADAARNTQKLIDEVVGRINQGAELVGRSKDSFQAVAGASQKAAGLISEISVASGEQAQGIEQVSKALHQMDSVVQRNAAQAEEAASAAEEMEAQARTVQNVARDLQRLMHGAGEPVDQTPAGGAAPGKFGKLTQAVANGLKQLPAPK; from the coding sequence ATGGCTCTTCGCATCGGCATAAGCGGCAAGATTCTCAGCGGAGTGTTGGCCTCGTTGGCGCCAATGGCCTTGGTGATACTACTCTTGAGCTACCTGGCCGCCAGCGATATCCAGAAAAGCGCGCAGCAGGATCTGGAGCACATCACCACCAACCTGCGGGCCATATGTCAGTCCCAGGAAGAACTATTGCAGAAAAAGGTCGACAGCGACCTGAAGGTGGCCGTCAACGTGCTCAACCAGTTTTCCTGGGAAGCGCCCATGGCCATCAGCCCCGACCAGACCACCAAGTGGACCGTGACCAACCAGGACACCAAGCAGAGCCAGGAGCTGGAGCTGCCCCTGTTGCAGGCCGGCGACCACATCATTTCCAAGAATTTCGAGGCCGTCGATCGCATCAAAAGCCTGGTGGGCTCGGAGGCGGCCTTTTTTCAGCGCATGAACGACCAGGGTGACCTACTCAACGTCTCGACCACCGTGGCCATGGGCGACAAGCGCGCCATCGGCACCTACATGCCCGCCTCCTCGCCCGTGGCCCAGGCCCTGCTGGCCAACAAGGAATATCGCGGCCGGGCCTTCGTGGTCGACGGCTGGTACATCACCGCCTACAAACCCATGATCGACGTCAACGCCAAGGTGGTCGGCGGGCTCTACGTGGGCGTGCCCGAGCTTTCGACCAAAAGCCTGCTGGACGCCTTTCGCAAGATCAAGGTCTACGACTCGGGCTTTGCCTTCGTCTTCAACCGCCAGGGCGACATGATCGTCCACCCCAAGCTGGCCGGGACCAACGTGTTGGGTCAGGGCGAGCAAAAGGCCATGTTCGGCCAGATGGTCCAGGCCCTGGACGACAAGGGCGCGGCCGGCCAGGTGCGCTCGATCAAGCTTGACGACGCCGACGGCCGGGCCATGGAGCTGTGCTACGCCACCTTCCAGCCGTGGGACTGGGTCATCGGCGTGGCGGTCTACGAAGATGAAATGATGGCCGGCGTGCGCAAGATGAACCTGACCGCCTGGCTGGTGCTGGGGTTGACGGTATTGGTGATGGCGCCCTTTGGTCTGGTGCTCAGCCGCAGCCTGGCCAAGCCCCTCAAGCGCTCCATCAGCGCCCTGACCGAGGGGGCCCAGCGCATGAGCCAGTCGGCGGCCACGCTCAGTTCCTCGTCCCAGAGCCTGGCCGAGGGCTCCAGCCAGCAGGCCGCGGCCCTGGAGGAAACGTCGGCTTCGCTGGAGGAAATGTCGTCGATGACCAAAAAGACGGCCGTCGACGCCAACCAGGCCGACGGCAGCATGGGCCAGGCCCGCAAGATGGTCGACCAGGCCGGCCAGGATATGGAGCTGATGGCCGGCTCCATGGGCCAGATCGCCGACGCCGGCCGCGAGATCGGCAAGATCATCAAGACCATCGACGAGATCGCCTTCCAGACCAACATCCTGGCCCTCAACGCCGCCGTGGAGGCCGCCCGGGCCGGCGAGGCCGGGGCCGGTTTCGCCGTGGTGGCCGGCGAGGTGCGCAATCTGGCCATGCGTTCGGCCGACGCGGCCCGCAACACGCAAAAGCTCATCGACGAGGTGGTCGGGCGCATCAACCAGGGGGCCGAGCTGGTCGGCCGCAGCAAGGACAGCTTCCAGGCCGTGGCCGGCGCTTCGCAAAAGGCCGCCGGCCTGATCAGCGAGATCTCGGTGGCCAGCGGCGAGCAGGCCCAGGGCATCGAGCAGGTCAGCAAGGCTTTGCACCAGATGGATTCGGTTGTCCAGCGCAACGCCGCCCAGGCCGAGGAGGCCGCCTCGGCCGCCGAGGAGATGGAGGCCCAGGCCCGCACCGTGCAGAACGTGGCCCGCGACCTGCAACGGCTTATGCACGGCGCAGGCGAGCCGGTCGACCAAACGCCGGCCGGCGGCGCGGCCCCAGGCAAGTTCGGCAAGCTGACCCAGGCCGTGGCCAACGGCCTCAAGCAGCTGCCCGCGCCCAAATAG